The following proteins are encoded in a genomic region of Vibrio spartinae:
- a CDS encoding YeaC family protein — translation MDTQQLIDVITPEAYQRLLYAVETGKWPEGTILSAQQRDSCIQAVMLYQSKHNAQPEHMTVAAGGEVCLKSKSELKKQFQTAQAEEDILRVNPNQAE, via the coding sequence ATGGATACTCAACAACTCATTGATGTGATTACACCTGAGGCTTACCAGCGTTTACTTTATGCTGTTGAAACGGGTAAGTGGCCTGAAGGTACGATACTTTCTGCACAACAGCGAGACTCATGTATTCAGGCTGTGATGTTGTACCAATCTAAGCATAATGCACAGCCGGAACATATGACAGTTGCCGCAGGCGGAGAAGTTTGTCTCAAATCGAAGTCTGAGTTGAAAAAACAGTTCCAGACAGCGCAGGCAGAAGAAGATATTTTGCGGGTCAATCCTAATCAAGCTGAGTGA
- the ansA gene encoding asparaginase has translation MARKHIYIAYTGGTIGMQKSSHGYVPVAGFMEKQLAGMPEFHRPEMPEYTIHEYDPLIDSSDMTPEDWQLIAGDIRNNYDQYDGFVILHGTDTMAYTASALSFMLENLGKPVIVTGSQIPLAELRSDGQANLLNALHIAANYPINEVTLFFNNQLMRGNRSTKSHADGFNAFTSPNLSPLLEAGINISVSSHVTVGKQPHGPFQVSDITPQPIGVITMYPGISHEVIRNTLLQPVNAMILLTFGVGNAPQNRELLAQLKAASERGVIVVNLTQCLAGKVNMGGYATGSALAEAGVISGFDMTPEAALAKLHYLLSKGLDYETVKSEMQKVLRGEMSL, from the coding sequence ATGGCAAGAAAACATATCTATATTGCCTACACGGGCGGCACGATTGGGATGCAAAAATCATCACACGGTTATGTTCCGGTGGCTGGTTTTATGGAAAAGCAACTCGCGGGGATGCCCGAGTTTCATCGTCCGGAAATGCCTGAATACACCATTCACGAATACGATCCGCTGATCGATTCATCAGATATGACGCCTGAAGACTGGCAACTCATCGCTGGTGATATTCGCAACAACTACGATCAATATGACGGCTTTGTCATTCTACATGGCACGGACACAATGGCTTATACCGCTTCAGCGCTGTCGTTCATGCTAGAAAACTTGGGTAAACCGGTCATTGTCACTGGCTCGCAAATTCCATTGGCCGAACTGCGTTCTGATGGACAAGCCAACTTGCTCAACGCGCTGCACATCGCTGCAAACTATCCCATCAATGAAGTCACGCTGTTTTTCAACAACCAACTGATGAGAGGAAACCGCAGCACGAAGTCACATGCAGACGGCTTTAACGCATTTACTTCACCGAACTTATCGCCACTTCTGGAAGCGGGTATCAATATCTCAGTGAGTAGTCATGTGACCGTCGGCAAACAGCCCCATGGCCCCTTTCAGGTCAGTGATATTACGCCACAACCCATCGGGGTGATCACCATGTATCCGGGCATCTCCCATGAGGTGATCCGCAATACATTACTGCAACCCGTGAACGCTATGATTCTTCTGACCTTCGGTGTCGGCAATGCACCACAGAATCGAGAGTTGCTCGCACAACTCAAAGCGGCTTCAGAACGGGGGGTTATTGTAGTTAACCTCACTCAATGTCTTGCCGGTAAAGTCAATATGGGCGGTTATGCAACCGGCAGTGCATTGGCGGAAGCCGGGGTTATCAGCGGGTTCGACATGACACCGGAAGCGGCACTGGCAAAACTACATTATCTTTTGAGTAAAGGGCTTGACTACGAAACCGTCAAATCAGAGATGCAAAAAGTTCTGCGGGGAGAAATGAGCCTGTAA
- the sppA gene encoding signal peptide peptidase SppA, with protein MKTILKAIGMIFRFIWKTITLFRLLVTNLLFLFTIAVIYILYTQSAPEETNIQIHQPSALVLNLSGPIREQATYAQSVDSVATSLLGDSLPKDNILFDIVDTIRHAKDDEQISGLVLSLGEMSETNLTKLRYIAKAINEFKASGKPVFAVGNLYTQSQYYLASYADKILMSPDGLVMLKGYSAYGLYYKNLLDKLDVTTHIFRVGTYKSAVEPFMRNDMSDAAKTSNKRWLQQLWDAYLTDVAANRNITPEKLRLSMDDFLTQLKRVHGDIAKLSLDLGLVDELVSRPQMRAELTDTFGSDGQDGYRSIGYYDYLDSLDSQLKPSLTANNEIAVIVAAGTIMDGNQPRSEAIGSENISVLLREARNDPHIKAVVLRVDSPGGSASASEVIRSEIDALKASGKPVVVSMSSLAASGGYWLSTSADQIVAQPTTLTGSIGIFSVLTTFEHSLDRIGVSTDGVGTTPFSGQGITTGLSDGSKQALQLTIEHGYQRFISLVAEHRNLSLQDVDKVAQGHVWTGQDALKFGLVDKMGDFDDAVALAAKLAKVDDYQLNWLEEPMSTMQKLLIGLFSEARVSLGLDVTALLPESLRSTTQKILSDATLLNQLNDPKGQYAFCLNCEVE; from the coding sequence ATGAAAACAATACTAAAAGCCATCGGTATGATCTTTCGGTTTATCTGGAAAACGATCACCCTGTTCCGCCTTCTCGTCACGAACCTGTTGTTTCTGTTCACGATTGCCGTTATTTACATCCTGTATACGCAATCAGCACCAGAGGAAACAAACATTCAGATTCATCAGCCTTCGGCACTGGTTCTGAATTTATCCGGCCCGATTCGTGAACAAGCCACTTATGCTCAATCCGTTGATTCAGTTGCGACGTCACTCCTCGGTGACTCGCTGCCGAAAGACAACATTCTATTTGATATCGTCGATACCATTCGTCATGCCAAAGATGATGAACAGATTTCAGGGCTGGTACTCTCACTCGGAGAGATGTCGGAGACGAATCTGACGAAGTTACGTTATATCGCAAAAGCGATTAATGAATTTAAAGCCAGTGGCAAACCGGTGTTTGCGGTCGGCAATCTGTACACCCAAAGCCAGTATTATCTGGCCAGTTACGCTGACAAAATTTTAATGTCTCCCGACGGGCTGGTGATGCTGAAAGGCTATAGTGCTTACGGTTTATATTACAAAAATCTACTGGACAAACTCGATGTCACCACCCATATCTTCCGCGTCGGCACTTACAAATCTGCGGTAGAACCGTTTATGCGTAATGATATGTCGGATGCAGCAAAAACATCGAACAAGCGCTGGCTACAACAGCTCTGGGATGCCTATCTGACCGACGTTGCAGCCAACAGAAACATCACGCCAGAAAAGCTACGCTTATCGATGGATGATTTTCTGACACAACTGAAGCGTGTTCACGGTGACATTGCCAAACTGTCACTCGATCTTGGTCTGGTTGATGAACTGGTATCCCGGCCACAAATGCGTGCGGAACTGACCGATACGTTTGGTAGTGATGGTCAAGACGGTTATCGTTCGATTGGTTACTACGACTATCTCGACTCTCTCGACTCACAGTTGAAACCAAGCCTGACTGCGAACAACGAAATCGCTGTAATTGTCGCGGCAGGAACCATCATGGATGGCAATCAACCTCGCAGTGAAGCGATTGGCTCAGAGAATATCAGTGTCCTGCTGAGAGAAGCTCGCAATGACCCACATATTAAAGCGGTCGTGTTACGGGTTGACAGCCCCGGAGGCAGTGCCTCCGCTTCTGAAGTTATCCGTAGCGAAATTGATGCGCTGAAAGCCTCAGGCAAACCGGTTGTGGTCTCGATGTCCAGCCTCGCCGCGTCAGGCGGATACTGGCTATCAACCAGTGCTGACCAAATTGTGGCGCAGCCCACGACGCTCACCGGTTCAATTGGCATATTCAGTGTGCTGACCACCTTTGAGCACAGTCTGGATCGTATCGGTGTGTCTACCGATGGTGTGGGAACAACACCATTTTCCGGTCAGGGGATCACCACCGGGCTGTCTGACGGTTCCAAACAGGCATTGCAGTTAACCATCGAACACGGATACCAGCGCTTTATTTCGTTGGTTGCAGAGCATCGCAACCTGTCGTTGCAAGACGTCGATAAAGTAGCACAAGGCCACGTCTGGACGGGTCAGGATGCGCTCAAATTCGGTTTGGTCGATAAAATGGGTGATTTTGATGATGCGGTTGCTCTGGCGGCCAAACTTGCCAAAGTGGATGACTATCAACTCAACTGGCTGGAAGAACCGATGTCAACCATGCAGAAATTACTGATCGGGCTATTTTCGGAAGCCCGGGTATCGCTGGGGCTGGATGTTACAGCACTCCTTCCCGAGAGCCTGCGTTCCACAACCCAGAAAATACTCAGTGATGCAACGCTACTCAACCAGTTGAACGACCCCAAAGGACAGTATGCATTCTGTCTCAATTGCGAGGTCGAATAA